One Sediminicola sp. YIK13 DNA segment encodes these proteins:
- the rpsJ gene encoding 30S ribosomal protein S10, producing MSQKIRIKLKSYDYNLVDKSAEKIVKTVKTTGAVITGPIPLPTHKKIFTVLRSPHVNKKSREQFQLSSYKRLLDIYSSSSKTIDALMKLELPSGVEVEIKV from the coding sequence ATGAGTCAGAAAATCAGGATAAAATTGAAATCTTACGACTACAACTTGGTAGACAAGTCTGCTGAGAAAATCGTTAAGACGGTAAAGACCACAGGAGCTGTTATTACAGGGCCAATTCCTTTGCCAACACATAAAAAGATATTTACAGTATTGCGTTCTCCGCACGTAAATAAGAAGTCTAGAGAGCAGTTCCAATTAAGTTCTTACAAAAGACTTTTGGACATCTATAGTTCTTCTTCTAAAACTATCGACGCCTTAATGAAGCTAGAGCTTCCCAGTGGTGTTGAAGTGGAGATAAAAGTATAG
- the rplD gene encoding 50S ribosomal protein L4 → MKVAVLDIKGKETGRKVELSDDVFGIEPNNHAVYLDVKQYLAHQRQGTHKSKERAEIAGSTRKIKKQKGTGTARAGSIKSPIFKGGGRIFGPRPKDYTQKLNKNLKRLARKSALSIKSKEQAIFVVEDFNFEAPKTKEFKEVLKSLGLENKKSLFVLGDSNNNVYLSSRNLKRSEVVINSELSTYKILNAGSIVLMEGALEGIESNLTK, encoded by the coding sequence ATGAAAGTAGCAGTTTTAGATATCAAAGGAAAAGAAACAGGTAGGAAAGTAGAACTTTCCGACGATGTTTTCGGAATAGAGCCTAATAACCATGCTGTATACTTAGATGTAAAGCAGTATTTAGCGCATCAGAGACAAGGTACCCACAAATCAAAGGAAAGAGCTGAGATAGCTGGTAGTACTAGAAAAATAAAGAAACAAAAAGGTACAGGTACCGCTCGTGCGGGAAGTATTAAGTCTCCTATTTTTAAGGGAGGTGGACGTATTTTTGGACCTAGACCTAAAGATTACACCCAGAAATTAAACAAAAACCTAAAGCGTCTTGCACGTAAATCGGCTTTGAGCATCAAGTCAAAAGAGCAGGCAATTTTTGTGGTTGAAGATTTTAATTTTGAGGCTCCAAAAACTAAAGAATTCAAGGAAGTCTTGAAGTCATTGGGATTGGAAAATAAAAAATCTTTATTTGTGTTGGGCGATTCAAATAATAACGTATATTTGTCGTCACGCAATTTAAAGCGTTCCGAGGTCGTAATCAACTCAGAATTAAGCACTTACAAAATTTTAAATGCTGGTAGCATTGTCTTGATGGAAGGTGCTTTGGAAGGAATTGAATCGAACTTAACTAAATAA
- the rplC gene encoding 50S ribosomal protein L3 encodes MSGLIGRKIGMTSIFDENGKNIPCTVIEAGPCVVTQVRTLEVDGYSSLQLGFDDKAEKRANKAEMGHFKKAGSTPKKKVVEFRDFEGDYKLGDTLGVDLFVEGEFVDVIGTSKGKGFQGVVKRHGFAGVGQATHGQHNRLRAPGSIGAASYPARVFKGMKMAGRMGNDRVTVENLRVVKIVPEKNLIVIKGAVPGHKNAYVTIQK; translated from the coding sequence ATGTCTGGGTTAATAGGTAGAAAAATCGGCATGACCAGCATTTTCGATGAAAATGGAAAGAACATTCCATGTACAGTAATCGAAGCTGGACCATGCGTAGTTACCCAAGTCAGAACCTTAGAGGTTGACGGGTACAGTTCCCTTCAGCTTGGTTTCGATGACAAGGCGGAAAAACGTGCGAATAAGGCCGAAATGGGTCATTTCAAAAAAGCAGGTTCTACTCCTAAGAAGAAAGTCGTTGAGTTCCGAGATTTTGAAGGAGATTACAAATTAGGTGACACTTTAGGTGTGGATCTATTTGTAGAAGGAGAATTTGTAGATGTAATTGGTACATCTAAAGGAAAAGGATTTCAGGGTGTTGTTAAAAGACACGGCTTTGCAGGTGTCGGTCAGGCAACTCACGGTCAGCACAACAGACTTAGAGCTCCAGGTTCTATTGGTGCCGCTTCATATCCAGCGAGAGTATTCAAAGGAATGAAAATGGCAGGTAGAATGGGGAATGATAGGGTGACAGTTGAAAACCTTAGAGTTGTTAAAATAGTTCCAGAGAAAAACCTTATTGTAATTAAAGGTGCAGTTCCTGGTCATAAGAACGCTTACGTAACTATTCAGAAGTAA